A genomic region of Planococcus kocurii contains the following coding sequences:
- a CDS encoding PQQ-dependent sugar dehydrogenase, producing MTKVSWSKLMLSAMLMSVLTLAACGNDDTADEKSTEDSDAVTEESADEGTEESANESAESQPKVTEFEPAFPEQTRAPAVKTETEIETEVVVEGLGVSWGMVEFEPNRLLVTQRDAAELLIVNLEDGAVSDPIKGTPEVNNEDQGGLLDVAVAPDFDETRLVFMTFAQDVEGGTVTAVGKGVLSEDEASLENFEVIFQATPAYEGTLHYGGRIIFDEDGNLFLTTGERSDDESRDRAQDLDAYLGKVIHITQDGEPVESNPFVEDEKALDGIYSYGHRNIQGIDYNPATGDLWIVEFGPQAGDELNIIKPGNNYGWPIVSYGIEYTGELINDGVSEHEAQGFIEPRYYWDPTSAPSGMAFYDNDAIPEWENNLFIGGLAPSYVVRVVIEGDTIVGEERLLTDEGERFRDILVTEDGALIAITDGGKVYKMSAAGE from the coding sequence ATGACGAAAGTTTCGTGGTCAAAATTAATGTTATCTGCAATGCTGATGTCTGTATTGACTCTGGCAGCCTGTGGCAATGATGATACTGCAGACGAAAAATCAACTGAGGACTCGGATGCTGTAACAGAAGAAAGTGCTGACGAGGGCACTGAAGAAAGTGCTAATGAAAGCGCAGAATCTCAACCAAAAGTTACGGAGTTTGAACCGGCATTTCCAGAACAAACACGAGCACCTGCAGTAAAAACTGAAACAGAAATTGAGACAGAAGTGGTTGTTGAGGGGCTTGGTGTGTCTTGGGGGATGGTAGAGTTTGAACCCAATCGCTTACTTGTGACCCAAAGAGATGCAGCAGAACTTTTGATTGTAAACCTTGAAGACGGCGCTGTTTCAGATCCAATCAAAGGGACACCCGAAGTAAATAACGAAGATCAAGGTGGTTTACTTGATGTAGCGGTTGCACCTGATTTTGACGAAACAAGGTTAGTCTTTATGACGTTTGCTCAAGATGTTGAAGGGGGTACGGTAACGGCTGTCGGTAAAGGTGTATTATCAGAAGATGAAGCTTCACTAGAAAATTTTGAAGTCATCTTCCAAGCGACACCAGCATATGAAGGTACTTTACACTACGGCGGACGGATTATCTTTGATGAGGATGGCAACCTATTCTTGACGACTGGTGAGCGTTCAGATGACGAAAGTCGCGATCGTGCACAAGACTTGGATGCTTATTTAGGGAAAGTCATTCACATCACTCAAGACGGAGAACCCGTAGAGTCGAATCCGTTTGTCGAAGATGAAAAAGCACTTGATGGTATTTACAGCTACGGTCACCGTAATATTCAAGGTATCGATTACAACCCTGCAACAGGAGACTTATGGATTGTTGAATTCGGTCCACAAGCTGGGGATGAACTGAATATTATTAAACCCGGTAATAACTATGGTTGGCCTATTGTTTCTTATGGTATCGAGTACACGGGTGAATTGATCAATGATGGTGTTTCAGAACACGAGGCGCAAGGCTTTATTGAACCAAGATATTATTGGGATCCAACGAGTGCACCGAGTGGTATGGCATTCTATGACAACGACGCCATTCCTGAGTGGGAAAACAACTTGTTTATCGGTGGTTTAGCGCCGAGCTATGTTGTCCGTGTCGTTATTGAAGGAGACACCATCGTTGGAGAAGAACGTCTATTAACTGACGAAGGCGAACGTTTCCGTGACATTCTCGTAACAGAAGATGGCGCGCTTATTGCCATCACGGATGGCGGTAAGGTTTATAAGATGTCTGCAGCAGGAGAATAA
- a CDS encoding ATP-binding cassette domain-containing protein yields MAEKRDEIILRGLQENNLKNVDLNIPKEKINVFTGLSGSGKSSVVFDTLATESRRQMTLNYPLYIRHQMPRYERPRADLMQHLSPVVVVEQKPVRGNSRSTVGTYMDIDPLIRLLFSRIGSPSIGSAAEFSSDSSFGKCPECSGLGEIIAPDVHKLIDHSKSLRKSAVRFRPLAPPGWQGRWMVDGGLFDPDLPIKDYTEEKYNLLVYGPREGERAFSTYYYKVGNRDIEWDGILPRFIRLYINRDLSKLKVTSQEDVLAVTARTPCPTCEGSGLNPKVLESKINGLNIAQYDRLEMTDLLGELGKINDPVGTSIAQQVLPGVKQLVDLGLGYLCLARKVGTLSGGEAQRVKIARHLGSSLNNITYIFDEPSAGLHPEEIEKLTHMLKSLRDNYNTVVVIEHNLAVIKTADEIIEMGPGAGVTGGRVVYQGAQEGLQKASAITDLNHRVAVNKTPRQVENSFSINNASANNLKNVSVEIPKNVLVSVCGVSGSGKSSLMFDAFIENHPETISVRQSSIGTSSRSTLATYMGIMDDIRSILAKETGQPVGLFSFNSIGACPVCEGKGVTMPDVAFADPVTVTCEACKGTRYSDEALSYRHLGKNIVEILELSIDETNHYLKMPKIVKKVDTLKDVGLGYLTLGQTTSSLSGGEVQRLKLASHLKKEGQIYLLDEPSLGLHTKDNAHLLAVFQGLVDRGNSVILIEHNLDFIAASDWVIEMGPGGGKKGGEILFEGTPEAMLESDTVTAKWLRKDAER; encoded by the coding sequence ATGGCAGAAAAAAGAGATGAAATCATCCTGAGAGGGTTGCAGGAAAATAATTTGAAGAATGTCGATTTGAATATCCCGAAAGAAAAGATAAATGTGTTTACCGGCCTGTCGGGTTCAGGCAAAAGCTCGGTTGTTTTTGATACATTAGCGACAGAAAGCAGAAGGCAAATGACACTGAACTACCCGCTGTATATCCGGCACCAGATGCCGAGGTATGAACGGCCGCGTGCCGACTTGATGCAGCATTTAAGTCCGGTGGTCGTTGTCGAACAGAAACCGGTAAGAGGAAATTCGCGTTCGACGGTCGGCACTTATATGGATATTGATCCGTTGATCCGCTTGCTGTTTTCGCGGATCGGCAGCCCGTCGATCGGCTCAGCCGCCGAGTTTTCGAGTGACAGTTCTTTCGGCAAATGTCCGGAGTGCAGTGGACTTGGTGAAATTATTGCGCCGGATGTCCACAAACTCATCGATCATTCGAAGTCGCTTCGGAAGTCCGCGGTGAGATTCAGACCTCTCGCGCCGCCCGGCTGGCAAGGCAGATGGATGGTGGATGGTGGATTGTTTGATCCCGATCTTCCCATCAAGGATTACACGGAAGAAAAATACAATCTTCTGGTCTACGGTCCGCGGGAAGGCGAGCGGGCATTTAGCACTTACTACTACAAAGTAGGTAATCGGGACATCGAATGGGACGGTATTCTTCCCCGGTTTATCCGTCTGTACATTAACCGTGACCTCTCGAAACTGAAAGTAACGTCACAGGAAGATGTGCTAGCGGTGACGGCACGTACACCGTGTCCGACTTGCGAAGGTTCTGGGTTGAATCCGAAAGTGCTGGAAAGCAAAATCAACGGCTTGAATATCGCGCAATACGACCGGCTGGAAATGACGGATTTGCTGGGTGAACTGGGGAAAATCAACGATCCGGTTGGCACATCGATTGCGCAGCAGGTGTTACCGGGTGTCAAGCAGCTGGTTGATTTGGGACTTGGCTATTTGTGTCTGGCGCGAAAAGTGGGCACTTTGTCTGGAGGGGAAGCGCAGCGCGTGAAAATTGCGCGCCACTTAGGTAGCAGTCTGAACAACATCACGTATATATTCGACGAACCGAGTGCCGGGCTGCATCCAGAAGAAATCGAGAAGCTGACGCACATGCTGAAAAGTTTGAGAGACAACTACAACACTGTCGTCGTCATCGAGCACAATTTGGCCGTCATCAAAACAGCGGATGAAATTATCGAAATGGGTCCGGGTGCAGGTGTCACCGGCGGTCGAGTAGTTTATCAGGGCGCGCAGGAAGGCTTGCAGAAAGCATCCGCGATAACTGATTTAAACCATAGAGTCGCTGTCAATAAAACCCCGCGACAGGTAGAAAATAGTTTTTCAATCAACAATGCATCTGCGAATAATTTGAAAAACGTAAGTGTGGAAATCCCAAAAAACGTGCTGGTGTCGGTCTGCGGTGTGTCGGGTTCTGGGAAGAGTTCGTTAATGTTTGACGCGTTTATAGAGAATCACCCCGAAACTATCTCGGTGAGGCAAAGCAGCATCGGAACATCGAGCCGTTCGACACTCGCGACCTATATGGGGATCATGGATGACATCCGGTCGATTCTTGCCAAAGAGACAGGACAGCCTGTGGGCTTGTTCAGCTTTAACTCGATAGGAGCCTGTCCTGTTTGCGAAGGCAAAGGCGTCACCATGCCGGATGTGGCATTCGCAGATCCCGTCACCGTTACTTGCGAAGCATGCAAAGGGACGCGCTATTCTGATGAGGCGCTGTCGTATCGCCACTTAGGGAAAAACATCGTAGAGATTTTGGAACTGTCGATCGACGAAACCAATCATTATTTGAAAATGCCAAAAATCGTCAAAAAAGTGGATACTTTAAAAGATGTCGGCTTGGGCTACCTGACACTCGGGCAGACGACCAGTTCGTTGAGCGGCGGCGAAGTGCAGCGGCTCAAACTCGCCAGTCACCTGAAAAAAGAAGGACAGATTTACTTGCTCGATGAACCCTCATTGGGGCTGCACACAAAAGACAATGCCCATCTACTAGCTGTATTCCAGGGACTCGTTGACAGAGGGAATTCAGTTATCCTCATCGAGCACAATCTGGACTTTATCGCGGCAAGCGACTGGGTCATCGAAATGGGTCCAGGTGGCGGTAAAAAAGGAGGAGAAATCCTATTTGAGGGAACACCGGAAGCGATGCTCGAGTCGGATACGGTGACGGCGAAGTGGCTGAGAAAAGATGCGGAGAGATGA
- a CDS encoding RDD family protein, whose product MHSAGIWIRLKAFTLDYLWIFLYLILVGLLTVVLAPELQDYFNDSAGVAQLTGFLLVTLPVSLYFAIGDSALFKGTYGKRKMRIRVVDIHEQPTGILRSAVRVIFKFLPWELSHFLVYRLVRLGEDEFPLSLMLIGSVIYLLIFIYILTAIFSKEDRSFYDWMSGTKVIRT is encoded by the coding sequence ATGCATTCAGCAGGAATATGGATCAGGCTAAAAGCTTTCACCCTAGATTACCTATGGATTTTTCTTTATCTCATTTTGGTTGGTCTGTTGACAGTGGTTCTTGCGCCAGAACTTCAGGATTACTTTAATGATTCGGCAGGAGTTGCGCAATTGACCGGTTTTCTTTTGGTGACGCTGCCGGTTTCTTTGTATTTTGCGATAGGTGACTCCGCTTTGTTTAAAGGCACATATGGAAAAAGGAAAATGCGAATCCGAGTCGTGGATATACACGAGCAACCGACCGGTATTTTGCGTTCTGCTGTCAGAGTGATATTCAAATTTTTGCCTTGGGAATTATCGCATTTTCTCGTTTATCGGCTAGTCAGACTCGGAGAAGATGAGTTCCCTCTGTCTCTCATGTTGATAGGGTCAGTAATTTATCTATTAATTTTCATTTATATCCTGACAGCCATTTTCTCAAAAGAAGACCGGTCGTTCTACGATTGGATGAGTGGAACAAAAGTCATCCGAACTTAA
- a CDS encoding GGDEF domain-containing protein, which yields MYCQNRLELFLTQGSDFLCKAGNTVGRWGGEEFLIICPDTQIDDAIKLSSKLREQFECYHFQAVERKTCSFGVTAYMEGDTLNTLVSRADHALYQAKDKGRNRVEYALT from the coding sequence GTGTATTGTCAGAATCGTTTAGAATTGTTTCTTACACAGGGAAGCGATTTTTTATGTAAAGCGGGAAATACTGTAGGGAGATGGGGTGGTGAGGAGTTCTTGATCATCTGTCCCGACACCCAAATCGACGATGCGATTAAACTCTCTTCCAAACTTCGCGAACAATTTGAATGTTATCACTTTCAAGCGGTTGAACGAAAAACATGCAGCTTCGGCGTTACAGCCTATATGGAGGGTGACACATTGAACACCTTAGTATCGAGAGCCGACCATGCCCTGTATCAGGCGAAAGATAAAGGACGAAATCGCGTGGAGTATGCACTGACATAA
- a CDS encoding DUF4126 domain-containing protein: protein MEMILAICIGLALSATVGFRIFTPLFITGVFERADWITVSEGFSWLGSTPALIAFGAAIVFEVAVNYIPAVGSMMKLIATPIAALAGILLTASFIGDMNPLLEWSIAIIGGGGVATASHTTVTAVKGISETALLSPAVAVVEDVTATTVPIAIFLIPVLAIVFVVLIPLLIFIYYPKRKRRKNNHNTV from the coding sequence ATGGAGATGATTCTTGCAATATGCATCGGGCTGGCTTTAAGCGCAACAGTCGGATTCCGGATTTTTACGCCTTTATTTATTACCGGTGTTTTTGAACGGGCAGACTGGATTACCGTGTCAGAAGGATTTAGCTGGCTCGGCAGCACCCCTGCGTTGATTGCTTTCGGAGCGGCAATCGTATTTGAAGTAGCGGTTAACTATATTCCGGCTGTCGGGTCAATGATGAAACTTATTGCCACACCGATCGCGGCACTTGCGGGTATCCTGCTGACAGCGTCATTCATCGGAGATATGAATCCGCTGCTAGAATGGAGCATCGCCATTATTGGCGGCGGTGGAGTTGCCACGGCATCACATACTACTGTGACTGCTGTTAAAGGGATAAGCGAAACTGCGCTGCTCAGTCCTGCTGTCGCCGTTGTGGAAGATGTAACTGCAACGACAGTACCGATTGCCATTTTCCTGATTCCGGTGCTGGCCATTGTCTTTGTTGTGCTGATTCCACTGCTGATTTTCATTTATTACCCTAAGCGAAAACGGCGGAAGAATAATCATAATACTGTTTAA
- a CDS encoding reverse transcriptase domain-containing protein, protein MHVDLKSEDTAILNKFNSLQTFDDIADLLEIPPKKLWEAVIQNKTYSEFTIPKKNSSNFRVINKPSKNLDIIQKKMNYVLSLAYKSTSNVSHGFEKNKSIRTNAQVHLRKKLILNIDLANYFSSITFPRIRAMFLSYFRFNEVVATTLANICCDNNNELPQGAATSPIISNIITYKLDKDLVRLARKHRSNYTRYADDITFSTNRKEFQSDIFNMDEDFYDVGDKVIELISKNGFSINTSKTRIHDSSQPKYVTGVKVNTKLNLNKRYIRRIRSILHCIEKNINSLDEAITIFEAKYPFRKTKFKNRDMFNIVRGMISHLGHIKGKQDHVYQKLAIRYNLIISAVNGSSNENYPYIHRPLTHSEFREQNVYVIESDFVNYKFFESKKNIVTYQGSGFLLKEVGLVTNYHVVKEYIEILEEENTSFEEEYYIPLSKSRYSQDIWFAKIIMYDKARDLAVLHINIVDHFEHGFNYNQSITEGMDSVIIGYPEYKESSSLHIDQGKILGERIHYYNDKRFTRYSTRMPIHGGNSGGPIVNMKNEVIAVAVKGKDNSVTEVIPVSDLLKSIEAKEMCLV, encoded by the coding sequence TTGCATGTAGATTTAAAAAGTGAAGATACAGCTATTTTAAATAAGTTCAACTCATTGCAAACGTTTGATGACATAGCAGATTTATTAGAGATCCCTCCAAAAAAATTGTGGGAAGCAGTTATTCAAAATAAGACATACTCTGAATTTACAATTCCTAAAAAAAATTCTTCAAATTTTAGAGTGATTAATAAACCATCAAAGAATCTGGATATCATTCAGAAAAAAATGAACTATGTACTATCACTTGCATACAAATCAACGAGTAATGTCTCACATGGATTCGAAAAGAATAAAAGCATACGTACTAATGCGCAAGTTCATTTAAGAAAAAAGTTAATTTTAAATATAGATTTAGCAAATTACTTCTCATCAATAACTTTCCCTAGAATTCGGGCAATGTTTTTAAGCTACTTTAGATTTAATGAAGTTGTCGCAACAACTTTAGCGAATATTTGTTGTGATAATAATAATGAGTTGCCACAAGGAGCTGCTACATCGCCTATTATCTCTAATATAATCACTTATAAATTAGATAAAGATTTAGTTAGGCTGGCAAGAAAGCATAGATCTAATTATACTAGGTATGCCGACGACATCACTTTCTCAACGAATAGAAAAGAATTTCAGAGTGATATATTCAATATGGACGAAGATTTCTACGATGTCGGAGATAAAGTAATAGAACTTATATCTAAGAACGGTTTCAGTATAAACACTTCAAAAACTAGAATTCATGATAGTTCACAACCTAAGTACGTTACTGGTGTAAAAGTTAACACGAAACTGAATCTTAATAAAAGATATATAAGAAGGATACGTTCGATATTACATTGTATCGAGAAAAACATTAATTCTTTAGATGAAGCAATAACTATCTTTGAAGCAAAGTATCCATTTAGAAAAACTAAATTTAAGAATCGAGATATGTTTAATATTGTGCGCGGTATGATTTCGCATTTGGGGCATATTAAAGGAAAACAAGACCATGTTTACCAAAAGTTAGCTATTCGTTATAACTTAATTATAAGTGCAGTAAATGGAAGTAGTAATGAGAATTATCCTTACATTCATCGGCCTTTAACTCATTCAGAATTTAGGGAACAAAATGTATATGTTATTGAATCTGATTTTGTAAATTACAAATTTTTTGAGTCGAAAAAAAATATTGTAACTTATCAAGGATCTGGATTCTTGCTAAAAGAGGTTGGCCTTGTAACCAATTATCATGTAGTGAAAGAGTACATAGAAATTCTTGAAGAAGAGAACACTTCTTTTGAAGAAGAATATTATATTCCTCTTTCTAAATCTAGATATTCTCAAGATATTTGGTTTGCAAAGATAATAATGTACGATAAAGCTAGAGACTTAGCCGTCTTGCATATAAATATTGTAGATCATTTTGAACATGGATTTAACTATAATCAAAGTATAACCGAGGGCATGGATAGCGTAATAATTGGTTATCCAGAATATAAAGAGAGTTCATCGTTACATATTGACCAGGGGAAAATATTAGGGGAACGCATACATTATTATAATGATAAGAGATTTACTAGATATAGCACCAGAATGCCTATTCATGGGGGAAACAGTGGTGGGCCAATCGTAAATATGAAAAATGAAGTCATAGCAGTAGCTGTAAAGGGAAAGGATAACAGTGTGACTGAGGTAATACCTGTAAGCGATTTATTAAAGTCTATCGAAGCTAAAGAAATGTGTCTTGTTTAA
- a CDS encoding DUF6680 family protein, with product MEWAFVIIPSLLSGIIGVGISSWYHKRSEKRRQKYIVLEQLIGNRYDLSGEKFSEALNKIFIVFNDSKDVLIALKAFHESIVVQNRESNITDQRLMELFKALCKDLDINTDILTDSFYLQAFNNR from the coding sequence GTGGAGTGGGCATTTGTAATAATTCCATCATTACTTTCTGGAATTATAGGAGTGGGGATATCTAGTTGGTATCACAAAAGAAGCGAAAAAAGAAGACAAAAGTATATAGTTTTAGAGCAATTAATCGGAAATAGGTATGACTTAAGCGGTGAAAAGTTCTCGGAAGCACTAAATAAAATATTTATTGTCTTTAATGATTCTAAGGATGTTTTAATTGCTCTAAAAGCTTTTCATGAAAGTATAGTGGTTCAAAATAGAGAATCTAATATAACAGACCAAAGGTTAATGGAACTGTTTAAAGCACTTTGCAAAGACTTGGATATTAACACCGATATCCTAACAGATAGTTTTTACTTACAGGCTTTTAATAATAGATGA
- a CDS encoding restriction endonuclease subunit S encodes MSTPKVVLNSTLNRYQMSEILIRVKNPVEVEGSKLYNQIGIRSHAKGIFFKDSVSGNELGNKRVFWIEPDCFIVNIVFAWERAIARTREEHRGYIASHRFPMYKANEKLVDLDYITYMFKTKKGQYLLELASPGGAGRNKTLGQNEFGKLEVLLPSLKIQKEIVKLLLLLDKKRNKQKEKIEELEQLKKGMMQKVFSQELRFKDIDGGEFGEWENKKLGKVAEVVMGQSPKGENYSTDTANTVLIQGNADMKNGKVIPRIYTSEITKACLPGDTIMSVRAPVGKLALTDIEACIGRGVCAIRGSKYVYHYLSYFNEMNGWNSISQGSTFESVNGNDIKNLSIPSPSMKEQRNIAKYFDKLERKVEVEKEKLVVLEEQKKGVMWGMFV; translated from the coding sequence ATGAGCACTCCTAAGGTTGTATTAAATAGTACTTTAAATCGATATCAAATGTCTGAAATTCTAATCAGAGTAAAAAATCCAGTAGAGGTTGAAGGGAGTAAATTATATAACCAGATTGGTATTCGCTCTCATGCTAAAGGTATCTTTTTCAAAGATTCTGTTTCTGGAAATGAATTAGGGAATAAACGTGTTTTTTGGATAGAACCCGATTGTTTTATCGTAAATATTGTATTTGCTTGGGAAAGAGCAATTGCTCGTACAAGAGAGGAACATAGAGGGTACATTGCCTCGCATAGGTTCCCTATGTATAAAGCGAACGAAAAATTAGTGGATTTGGATTATATAACTTACATGTTCAAAACAAAAAAAGGGCAGTATCTATTAGAATTAGCATCTCCAGGAGGAGCAGGACGAAATAAAACGCTCGGACAAAATGAATTTGGAAAACTAGAAGTATTGCTTCCTTCGTTAAAGATACAGAAGGAAATTGTGAAACTACTTTTGCTACTAGATAAAAAGAGGAACAAGCAAAAAGAAAAAATAGAGGAGTTAGAGCAGTTAAAAAAAGGCATGATGCAGAAGGTTTTCTCGCAGGAGTTGCGGTTTAAGGATATTGATGGTGGAGAGTTTGGGGAGTGGGAGAATAAGAAACTTGGAAAAGTAGCAGAGGTTGTTATGGGACAATCTCCTAAAGGCGAGAATTACTCTACAGATACTGCGAATACGGTTTTAATACAAGGAAATGCTGATATGAAGAATGGAAAAGTTATTCCTCGTATTTATACTTCAGAAATCACAAAAGCATGTCTGCCAGGAGATACTATTATGTCGGTGAGAGCACCTGTTGGAAAATTAGCTTTAACAGATATAGAAGCTTGTATAGGACGAGGGGTTTGTGCTATTAGAGGCAGTAAATATGTATACCATTATTTGTCTTATTTTAACGAGATGAATGGTTGGAATAGCATATCTCAAGGAAGTACGTTCGAATCCGTAAATGGTAACGATATAAAAAACCTTTCTATTCCCAGTCCTTCTATGAAAGAGCAAAGGAATATCGCCAAATACTTTGATAAATTAGAGAGAAAAGTAGAAGTCGAAAAAGAGAAGTTGGTGGTTTTGGAGGAGCAGAAGAAGGGGGTTATGTGGGGGATGTTTGTTTAA
- a CDS encoding type I restriction-modification system subunit M produces MTTSEKQRQQQAELHKKLWTMANDLRGQMEAYDFKNYILGLIFYRYLSEKTEARIAKLLEEDNISYEDAWKDEEYREGLIETLLEEIGFVIEPEFLFSSMVTEIPKGDQGKFDVELLHKAIKAIEESTLGTDSQQDFEHLFDDMDLTSTKLGRDVKSRSKLIAKIILSINDIPFLHDDVDIDVLGDAYEYLISQFAANAGKKAGEFYTPQQVSKILAKIVTHEKPDLKNVYDPTCGSGSLMLRVAKESNVRLFYGQELTTTTFNLARMNMLLHDLRYTDFDIQNEDTLENPKHVDMRFEAVVANPPYSANWSADAKYLDDERFSDYGRLAPKSKADFAFVQHMIHQLDDNGTMAVVLPHGVLFRGGAEGVIRQFLIQDKNYLDAVIGLPANVFFGTSIPTCILVFKKTRKEDANVIFIDASNEFEKGKNQNNLTDENVDKIVDTYKTRETIERYSYAASLEEIKENDYNLNIPRYVDTFVEEEPVDLEAVQVRLKEIDKEIEEIDRELEEYFKELGVLNYEHS; encoded by the coding sequence ATGACAACTTCAGAAAAACAACGTCAGCAACAAGCTGAATTGCATAAGAAACTATGGACAATGGCCAATGACTTGCGCGGCCAAATGGAAGCGTATGATTTTAAAAACTATATACTGGGTCTTATTTTTTATCGTTATTTGTCAGAAAAGACAGAAGCGCGAATTGCGAAGTTATTAGAAGAAGACAATATTTCATATGAAGATGCTTGGAAAGACGAAGAGTATCGCGAAGGGTTGATCGAAACTTTGCTCGAGGAAATCGGCTTTGTCATCGAACCAGAATTCTTGTTTTCATCGATGGTAACGGAAATTCCAAAAGGGGATCAAGGCAAGTTTGATGTAGAACTGTTACATAAAGCGATTAAAGCAATTGAAGAGTCAACTTTAGGAACAGATAGCCAACAAGACTTTGAGCATCTTTTTGATGACATGGATTTAACGTCAACAAAATTAGGGCGTGACGTAAAATCACGTTCAAAATTAATTGCGAAAATCATCTTAAGCATTAACGATATTCCATTCTTACACGACGATGTAGACATTGACGTATTGGGCGATGCTTATGAGTATTTGATTTCACAATTTGCGGCGAACGCCGGCAAAAAAGCGGGTGAGTTTTATACGCCGCAACAAGTATCGAAAATTCTAGCGAAAATTGTAACACATGAAAAGCCCGACTTAAAGAATGTTTACGATCCAACGTGTGGATCGGGTTCACTGATGTTGCGTGTAGCTAAAGAATCAAATGTACGCTTGTTTTACGGTCAAGAATTAACAACCACAACGTTTAACTTGGCGCGCATGAACATGCTGTTGCATGATTTGCGCTATACCGATTTTGATATTCAAAACGAAGACACCTTAGAAAACCCGAAACATGTCGACATGCGCTTTGAAGCCGTTGTGGCCAATCCGCCATACTCGGCCAATTGGAGTGCGGACGCGAAGTACTTAGACGATGAACGTTTTAGTGATTACGGACGCCTTGCACCAAAATCAAAAGCGGATTTCGCCTTTGTGCAGCATATGATTCATCAATTGGACGATAACGGAACGATGGCTGTTGTATTACCGCACGGTGTGTTATTCCGTGGTGGAGCAGAAGGCGTTATCCGTCAATTTTTGATCCAAGACAAGAACTATTTAGATGCAGTGATTGGCTTACCCGCTAACGTGTTTTTCGGCACCTCTATTCCAACATGTATCTTGGTTTTCAAAAAGACGCGCAAGGAAGATGCCAACGTTATTTTCATCGATGCTTCAAATGAATTTGAAAAAGGCAAAAACCAAAACAATTTAACAGACGAAAACGTCGACAAGATTGTCGATACGTATAAAACGCGTGAAACAATTGAGCGTTATTCATACGCAGCGAGCTTAGAAGAAATTAAAGAAAACGACTACAACTTAAATATTCCACGCTACGTGGATACGTTTGTCGAAGAAGAGCCGGTCGATTTGGAAGCGGTACAAGTAAGGTTGAAAGAAATAGATAAGGAAATTGAAGAGATTGATCGTGAGCTAGAAGAGTATTTTAAGGAATTGGGGGTTCTGAATTATGAGCACTCCTAA